A region from the Bacteroidota bacterium genome encodes:
- a CDS encoding leucine--tRNA ligase, producing MTKYNFREIEPKWQNIWETKGFFKTSSAPGKKYYVLEMFPYPSGDLHVGHLKNYVIGDVVARYKKLHGYDILHPMGFDAFGLPAENAAIERGESPAGWTYRNIETYKKTMSLLGLSYDWDREVVTCREDYYRWTQALFQLFFDMGLAYRKKALVNWCNDCQTVLANEQVEQGVCYRHGTPVTKKDLEQWFLKITAFADELIDDLQLLTHWPEHVKKQQFDWIGKSKGLEISFKLSNPEASLVVFTTRPDTIYGVTFVTISPEHPLVEKIKETVPAERREQIESYQRITKTKSEIERTSTGEKSGIYSGVDVIHPLTGESVPLWIGDYVLASYGTGIVMGVPAHDDRDFEFAKKYHLPIIEVISEKGQTASKPLEAAYTEPGMVINSGSYSGMDSDSFKAVISKVVTEKGLGRETINYRLRDWLISRQRYWGAPIPMIHCPSCGVVKDPTLPVRLPDESLVQLKPQGKTPLETADSWIHTKCPSCQGPAKRDPDTMDTFMCSSWYYLRYADNLNDKQVFDSTKVNTWLPVDQYIGGAEHAVLHLLYSRFFTKALKKAGLVNFSEPFANLFTQGMVTMFSTKTGKVEKMSKSKGNVVPVGDFVREWGADTGRVMILFAAPPERDFEWTNEGVAGANRFLNRIYNFVMDHQDQLVSAPLISQFNLESLTGSGKFIYQRTHQIIEKVGIDLSEFKFNTAVASLMELMNEFYKWEEKDRYPGLLKHCVVRYLEIFSPIAPHLAEELLNQIGLDGSVFDRSWPSFHPEATKTDTVTIVVQINGKLRGRVEVNRDADENQVRLIAEADETIARFLTGTQLIKSVFVANKLLNLVVK from the coding sequence ATGACTAAGTATAATTTTCGTGAGATTGAACCCAAATGGCAGAACATTTGGGAAACAAAGGGTTTTTTTAAAACATCCTCAGCCCCCGGTAAAAAATATTATGTGCTTGAAATGTTCCCTTATCCCAGTGGGGATCTTCATGTCGGGCATCTTAAAAATTACGTGATTGGCGATGTGGTTGCGCGGTACAAAAAGCTACATGGATACGATATTTTGCATCCGATGGGGTTTGATGCTTTTGGTCTTCCCGCAGAAAACGCAGCCATCGAACGAGGCGAAAGTCCGGCTGGTTGGACCTACCGGAATATAGAAACCTATAAAAAAACCATGTCCCTTTTAGGTTTAAGTTATGATTGGGACAGGGAAGTGGTGACGTGCCGTGAAGATTACTACCGGTGGACACAGGCACTTTTCCAATTGTTTTTTGACATGGGTTTGGCATACCGGAAAAAAGCGCTTGTTAACTGGTGTAATGACTGCCAGACGGTTTTAGCAAATGAACAGGTAGAGCAGGGTGTTTGTTACAGGCACGGAACCCCGGTCACCAAAAAGGATCTGGAACAGTGGTTCCTGAAAATCACTGCCTTTGCAGATGAGTTGATTGATGATTTGCAACTTCTGACCCATTGGCCCGAACACGTTAAAAAACAGCAGTTTGACTGGATTGGGAAATCGAAAGGTCTCGAAATTTCCTTTAAACTGAGCAATCCGGAAGCTTCATTGGTGGTATTTACTACCCGGCCCGATACCATTTATGGAGTTACCTTCGTTACCATCTCCCCTGAACATCCTTTGGTTGAAAAAATCAAGGAAACGGTTCCGGCAGAGCGCAGAGAACAAATCGAATCCTATCAAAGGATTACCAAGACCAAGTCAGAAATTGAAAGAACATCAACCGGGGAAAAATCGGGAATATATTCCGGTGTGGATGTAATTCACCCTTTAACTGGTGAGTCTGTTCCATTGTGGATCGGCGATTATGTGCTGGCCTCGTATGGAACAGGGATTGTAATGGGAGTTCCGGCTCATGATGACCGGGATTTTGAGTTTGCCAAAAAGTATCATCTTCCAATAATTGAAGTAATCAGCGAAAAAGGACAAACAGCTTCCAAACCGCTTGAAGCTGCATACACCGAGCCTGGAATGGTCATCAACTCAGGGTCATATTCAGGAATGGATTCTGATTCCTTTAAAGCGGTTATTTCCAAAGTGGTAACAGAAAAAGGGCTTGGACGGGAAACCATCAATTACCGTTTACGGGATTGGTTGATTTCCAGGCAGCGATATTGGGGCGCCCCTATCCCAATGATTCATTGTCCGTCTTGTGGGGTGGTGAAAGATCCCACCCTGCCGGTCCGGTTACCGGATGAATCGTTGGTACAGTTAAAGCCCCAGGGAAAAACTCCCCTTGAAACTGCAGACAGCTGGATTCACACAAAATGTCCCTCCTGCCAGGGTCCGGCCAAACGGGATCCCGATACCATGGATACCTTTATGTGCAGTTCATGGTATTATCTGAGATACGCCGATAATCTAAATGACAAACAGGTTTTTGACTCTACGAAAGTGAATACCTGGTTACCCGTGGATCAGTATATCGGGGGTGCAGAACATGCAGTACTTCATTTGCTGTATTCCCGGTTTTTTACCAAAGCACTGAAAAAAGCCGGATTGGTCAATTTTTCAGAACCCTTTGCTAATCTGTTCACCCAGGGAATGGTTACCATGTTTTCAACGAAAACTGGTAAAGTTGAAAAAATGTCAAAATCCAAGGGAAATGTGGTTCCTGTTGGTGATTTTGTTCGTGAGTGGGGTGCCGACACAGGTCGTGTCATGATCCTTTTCGCAGCCCCTCCCGAGCGGGATTTTGAATGGACCAACGAAGGGGTTGCCGGAGCCAACCGTTTTCTGAATCGCATTTACAATTTCGTAATGGATCATCAGGATCAGCTGGTTTCTGCTCCATTGATCAGTCAGTTTAATCTGGAATCCCTGACGGGTTCCGGCAAATTCATATACCAGCGCACCCATCAGATCATTGAGAAGGTTGGTATTGATTTGTCCGAATTCAAATTCAATACTGCTGTTGCCTCCCTCATGGAGCTGATGAATGAGTTTTATAAGTGGGAAGAGAAGGATCGGTATCCCGGGTTGCTGAAGCATTGTGTGGTCAGGTATCTTGAAATTTTCTCTCCCATTGCGCCACATCTGGCTGAAGAGTTGTTAAATCAGATTGGATTGGATGGGTCCGTTTTTGATCGTTCGTGGCCATCTTTTCACCCTGAAGCCACCAAAACGGACACTGTTACGATTGTCGTTCAGATCAATGGGAAATTGCGTGGTCGGGTAGAGGTGAATCGGGACGCTGATGAAAACCAGGTCCGGCTCATCGCTGAGGCTGATGAAACAATCGCAAGATTTCTGACCGGTACCCAGCTGATCAAGTCGGTTTTCGTTGCAAACAAATTGCTTAATCTTGTTGTGAAGTAA
- the plsY gene encoding glycerol-3-phosphate 1-O-acyltransferase PlsY encodes MATLAIIAILAYLLGSFPTAILVGKWSRGIDIRQHGSGNAGGTNVFRVLGWKLGVFVMLVDMLKGLVATVFLSQISLGGGTPELSDTILKIVAGTFAIIGHIWTVFAGFKGGKGVGTAAGFLFGLIPLAATVGLIVFFTVFLLTRYVSLGSMIAAISIPSTLLFQRFFLAESVDPILISITVLLAALIIFTHRSNISRLIKGTENRISNLKGGSQ; translated from the coding sequence ATGGCAACATTGGCAATTATCGCAATTCTGGCTTACCTGCTGGGGTCATTTCCCACCGCTATCCTTGTAGGAAAGTGGTCCAGAGGAATAGATATCCGGCAACACGGCAGTGGAAATGCCGGGGGCACCAACGTATTCCGGGTGCTTGGCTGGAAACTGGGCGTGTTTGTCATGCTCGTTGATATGCTAAAGGGACTGGTTGCCACAGTATTTCTTTCTCAGATTTCTCTTGGAGGGGGAACACCCGAACTCAGTGACACCATTCTGAAAATCGTAGCAGGAACCTTTGCCATTATAGGCCATATCTGGACCGTATTTGCAGGATTCAAAGGAGGTAAAGGGGTTGGAACGGCCGCAGGATTTCTGTTCGGACTGATTCCTCTGGCAGCAACAGTTGGCCTGATTGTCTTCTTTACTGTTTTCCTTTTGACCCGGTATGTCAGTCTTGGTTCAATGATTGCTGCCATTTCCATACCATCCACTTTATTATTTCAGCGATTTTTCCTCGCTGAATCGGTTGATCCTATCCTGATTTCAATAACCGTTCTTCTGGCAGCATTAATCATTTTCACTCATCGCTCCAATATCAGCAGACTGATTAAAGGCACCGAGAACCGGATTTCAAACCTGAAGGGGGGAAGCCAGTGA
- a CDS encoding NAD(P)H-dependent glycerol-3-phosphate dehydrogenase, whose translation MTDSTNRAKLTVLGAGSWGTSLAILLAEKGYEVQLWERNTEWAEELRTTRKNERYLGSDVTFPAQLEIATSLESAVQDAEMIVLATPSHTIRSLSSQLKGKLSDRVILCNVAKGIEMDTFLTMSQVIRSVLPEIPDSRISALYGPSHAEEVSRGLPTTIVAASRDLETSRKIRDYFTTPRFRVYSNSDLLGVEIGGSVKNVMAIAAGISDGIGFGDNAKAALMTRGMHEITRLGIALGAQKETFAGLTGIGDLIVTCMSRHSRNRHVGEQIGKGKTLKEVLDSMIMVAEGVNTTRSAYGLAKKLGIEMPITEAVYQILFENQSPREVVKALMTRSAKDEDWGN comes from the coding sequence GTGACTGATTCAACCAACCGGGCAAAGCTTACTGTATTGGGTGCTGGTTCCTGGGGAACCAGTCTGGCCATTCTGCTGGCGGAAAAGGGATATGAAGTTCAGCTGTGGGAACGAAACACAGAATGGGCAGAAGAACTGAGGACCACTCGTAAAAATGAGCGTTACCTCGGTTCAGACGTAACCTTTCCTGCGCAATTGGAAATTGCCACATCCCTTGAAAGTGCAGTTCAGGATGCAGAGATGATTGTTCTGGCCACACCGTCCCATACCATCAGAAGCCTGAGTTCACAACTCAAAGGAAAATTGTCTGATCGGGTGATACTGTGTAATGTGGCCAAAGGAATTGAGATGGACACCTTTCTGACCATGTCGCAGGTAATCCGTTCAGTTCTCCCCGAAATACCCGACTCCAGAATCTCAGCACTTTACGGACCTTCACATGCAGAAGAAGTAAGCAGGGGACTTCCTACCACCATTGTTGCCGCAAGCCGTGATCTTGAAACATCCAGAAAGATCCGGGATTATTTTACCACACCACGGTTCAGAGTATATTCAAATTCTGATCTTCTAGGCGTCGAAATCGGAGGATCGGTTAAGAATGTGATGGCCATTGCGGCCGGAATCTCGGATGGTATCGGATTTGGTGATAATGCCAAAGCAGCCCTGATGACCAGGGGCATGCATGAAATAACACGACTTGGTATTGCGCTTGGGGCACAAAAAGAAACGTTCGCAGGTCTGACCGGAATTGGTGATCTGATCGTTACCTGTATGTCCCGACATTCCAGAAACAGGCATGTTGGAGAGCAGATAGGAAAAGGGAAGACACTGAAGGAGGTTTTGGATAGTATGATCATGGTGGCTGAAGGAGTGAATACAACCCGGTCAGCCTATGGTCTTGCTAAAAAACTGGGAATTGAAATGCCGATAACCGAAGCAGTTTACCAGATCCTGTTCGAAAACCAATCTCCCAGGGAAGTGGTCAAGGCCCTCATGACCCGGTCTGCCAAGGATGAGGATTGGGGAAATTGA
- a CDS encoding ATP-binding protein — protein MNLSEATLSRLIQQGEGVSLEFKRKINHTRKIAKSIIAFANTIGGMLIVGVDDNGRIYGVDDEKYPADTIRKMAAQDCFPAVNCTISSLKLDGKYIILINVPESTNKPHYLLDRSTGPGPAFIRLGSKTIEASPVQISVMRQSKSPGVSIDYGDAERLLFDYLRQYGTIRFDKFVLLSGLSEEETSRRLGRLILIGMIRSVFVESKEYFTLA, from the coding sequence ATGAACCTGTCCGAAGCCACTCTCTCCCGGTTGATACAGCAGGGAGAGGGGGTCAGTCTTGAATTCAAGCGAAAAATAAACCATACCCGCAAAATCGCAAAAAGCATCATTGCGTTTGCAAACACCATTGGTGGAATGCTCATTGTCGGAGTAGATGACAATGGTCGGATCTATGGGGTGGATGATGAAAAATACCCGGCTGACACAATCAGGAAAATGGCTGCTCAGGACTGTTTCCCTGCGGTGAATTGTACCATATCATCCCTGAAACTGGATGGTAAGTATATCATACTGATCAATGTCCCTGAGAGCACCAATAAACCCCACTATCTTCTGGATCGGTCCACTGGTCCGGGGCCTGCGTTTATCAGACTTGGAAGTAAGACCATTGAAGCCAGTCCGGTACAGATTTCAGTGATGCGTCAGAGTAAATCACCAGGTGTCAGCATTGATTATGGAGATGCAGAAAGGCTCTTGTTTGATTATCTGCGGCAGTACGGGACTATCCGGTTTGATAAGTTTGTTCTTCTGAGTGGATTGTCAGAGGAAGAAACCTCACGGCGCCTGGGTCGGTTGATACTGATCGGTATGATCCGCTCCGTCTTTGTGGAATCCAAAGAGTACTTTACACTGGCCTGA
- a CDS encoding Rrf2 family transcriptional regulator, producing the protein MSVVFSRSCEYALQAVMYIAMQPPRQMVLLKDIAEKVNIPKHFLGKILQKLAKAGLLDSQKGPNGGFSLIDSPNQITALMIVEAIDGTELINHCVAGFPKCDREHPCPFHDEWYPIRESIKTMLERETVDKLMIDAKAGKRVPFLKPGYFS; encoded by the coding sequence ATGTCGGTTGTTTTTTCCCGGTCCTGTGAGTATGCACTTCAGGCGGTTATGTATATTGCCATGCAGCCTCCCCGGCAGATGGTATTATTAAAGGATATTGCTGAAAAAGTAAATATTCCAAAACACTTTCTGGGCAAGATCCTCCAGAAGTTGGCGAAGGCTGGATTGCTGGACAGTCAGAAGGGACCCAATGGTGGCTTCTCTCTGATAGATTCTCCCAATCAGATTACCGCCCTGATGATTGTGGAAGCCATCGATGGGACTGAATTGATAAATCACTGTGTGGCTGGCTTCCCAAAATGCGATCGTGAACACCCATGTCCTTTCCATGATGAGTGGTATCCGATCAGGGAAAGCATCAAGACCATGCTTGAACGCGAAACCGTTGATAAGCTGATGATTGATGCAAAAGCAGGTAAACGGGTTCCATTTCTGAAACCAGGATATTTTTCCTGA
- a CDS encoding response regulator produces the protein MAKILVVEDSITNRKVIVSYLQGLGHQTVEAGDGIEGEAVALKEKPDCIVLDVVMPNRNGFELLRDLRKTPGFEKTPIIMLTSKDQDSDKFWGMKQGANDYLTKPFSEEDLGKAVGKYVK, from the coding sequence ATGGCTAAAATTCTTGTGGTCGAAGATAGCATAACAAACCGTAAAGTAATAGTCTCCTATCTGCAGGGACTGGGACATCAGACCGTGGAAGCAGGGGACGGTATTGAAGGAGAGGCCGTGGCTCTGAAAGAAAAGCCGGATTGCATCGTTCTGGATGTGGTCATGCCCAACCGAAACGGATTTGAATTGCTTCGTGATCTTCGAAAGACGCCTGGATTTGAGAAAACGCCGATCATCATGCTTACCAGCAAGGATCAGGACAGTGATAAATTCTGGGGAATGAAACAAGGAGCCAATGATTACCTGACAAAACCATTCTCAGAAGAGGACCTTGGTAAAGCAGTCGGGAAATACGTCAAGTAA
- the rsgA gene encoding ribosome small subunit-dependent GTPase A — translation MTLIQGLVVRSVGSQYSIRTNEGILHAQLRGKLRLLESSSTNPVVVGDWVDLDNDEVLTISAVHDRKNKFSRKAIGNENQEQLLAANIDQLVIVSSVKSPTIRYQFIDRCMVSAEAFRIPVHLIFTKTDLVKNLQDLQDEIEDSYLQSADSIHLVNLVSSPLPISIKNLFEGRMSLLTGLSGVGKSTLIKQLIPESKVKIGITSVKWDQGKHTTSFAELHEVAPGTDIIDTPGLREFALHDVEAWELSHFFREMVPYLDGCKYSKCSHTHEPVCAVKAAVENGEISVRRYESYLLIYEDLLSKED, via the coding sequence ATGACACTTATTCAAGGACTCGTTGTCCGGTCGGTCGGCAGCCAATATTCGATCCGTACCAATGAAGGCATTCTACATGCCCAGTTACGTGGAAAATTACGTCTGCTGGAAAGCTCCAGCACCAACCCTGTGGTGGTTGGCGATTGGGTTGACCTCGATAATGATGAGGTACTTACCATCTCGGCGGTCCATGACCGCAAGAATAAATTCAGCAGAAAGGCGATTGGAAATGAAAACCAGGAACAACTCCTGGCTGCAAATATTGATCAGTTAGTCATTGTCAGTTCAGTTAAGAGTCCGACCATACGCTACCAGTTTATTGATCGCTGTATGGTCAGTGCTGAAGCATTCCGCATCCCGGTTCATCTGATTTTCACCAAAACAGATCTGGTTAAGAACCTGCAGGACCTTCAAGATGAAATTGAGGACAGCTACCTTCAGTCTGCCGATTCCATTCATCTGGTAAACCTTGTGTCCTCTCCCCTGCCAATTTCCATTAAAAACCTTTTTGAAGGAAGAATGAGCCTGCTGACGGGATTGAGTGGCGTGGGAAAATCGACGCTCATCAAACAACTGATCCCGGAAAGCAAAGTAAAAATTGGTATTACCTCGGTTAAATGGGATCAGGGCAAGCATACCACCAGTTTTGCTGAACTTCATGAAGTGGCCCCAGGAACCGATATTATTGATACGCCTGGATTGCGTGAATTTGCCCTGCACGATGTTGAAGCCTGGGAACTCAGCCATTTCTTCAGAGAAATGGTTCCTTATCTCGATGGTTGTAAATATTCCAAATGCAGCCATACCCATGAACCGGTATGTGCTGTCAAAGCAGCCGTTGAAAATGGTGAGATTTCGGTGAGACGATATGAAAGTTATCTTCTGATTTATGAAGATCTGCTGTCAAAAGAGGATTGA
- a CDS encoding phosphoribosylformylglycinamidine cyclo-ligase: MTYKMAGVDIDAGEETVERIKPHVKKTFTPSVLSDLGSFGALFDARFQGYHEPVLVSSVDGVGTKLKVAQAMGIHSTIGQDLVNHCVNDILVCGAKPLFFLDYFSTGKLVPQTAESVIAGMATACKENGCALIGGETAEMPGIYDGEDYDLAGTIVGLAEKQLLLKRERVKEGDVMLAIPSTGLHTNGYSLARRVVLKKHEFTDYAPELGTSYGEALLAVHRSYFHSVFPLVEQKLINGMSHITGGGLIANTRRVIPDTLDLDVNWNSWERPVLFKVIQELGSVPEEDMRRTMNLGIGLVLIVDPQNAGRVQSHLESVGEKVLRIGQITKK, translated from the coding sequence ATAACCTATAAAATGGCCGGTGTGGATATTGATGCCGGCGAAGAAACAGTAGAGCGGATCAAACCGCATGTAAAGAAAACTTTCACTCCATCAGTCCTGAGTGATCTTGGAAGTTTCGGGGCCTTGTTTGATGCCCGTTTTCAGGGGTATCATGAACCTGTTCTTGTATCTTCGGTCGATGGTGTGGGCACTAAATTAAAAGTGGCTCAGGCCATGGGGATTCACTCCACCATTGGACAGGATCTGGTTAACCATTGTGTCAATGATATTTTGGTTTGTGGTGCAAAGCCACTCTTTTTTCTTGACTATTTTTCCACAGGAAAACTGGTTCCGCAGACAGCCGAATCGGTTATTGCAGGCATGGCCACCGCCTGTAAGGAAAATGGGTGTGCACTGATCGGCGGAGAAACCGCCGAAATGCCAGGCATTTATGACGGTGAAGATTACGATCTCGCCGGCACCATCGTGGGTCTTGCTGAAAAGCAGCTTCTTCTGAAAAGGGAGCGGGTCAAAGAAGGGGATGTCATGCTTGCAATCCCATCAACCGGATTGCATACCAATGGGTACAGCCTGGCCCGTCGGGTGGTTTTGAAAAAACATGAATTTACCGATTATGCTCCCGAGTTGGGCACTTCATACGGCGAGGCACTACTGGCTGTTCACCGTAGCTACTTCCATTCCGTTTTCCCGCTTGTCGAACAAAAACTGATCAATGGAATGAGTCATATCACTGGTGGCGGGCTGATTGCCAATACACGCCGGGTGATTCCGGATACACTGGATCTGGATGTGAATTGGAATTCCTGGGAGCGTCCTGTTCTGTTTAAAGTGATTCAGGAGTTGGGATCGGTACCGGAGGAGGACATGCGCCGTACCATGAACCTTGGAATCGGTCTTGTGCTGATTGTTGATCCGCAAAATGCCGGTCGCGTTCAATCCCATCTTGAAAGCGTGGGAGAAAAAGTATTGCGGATTGGCCAGATTACAAAAAAATAA
- the asnS gene encoding asparagine--tRNA ligase, with amino-acid sequence MNTTIDQLKNHVGQTVTLNGWLYNSRHSGKLVFLILRDGSGLCQCVVFIKNVTEGEFEQAKSLTQESSVSVTGVVKAEPRSPGGFELDVQSVRIHQLAHEYPITPKEHGVEFLADRRHLWVRSQRQWAILRIRHEIIRSIRTFFDDRGFTLFDAPIFTPNSVEGTTTLFETPYFDEGFAYLTQSGQLYGEAGAMAFGKVYVFGPTFRAEKSKTRRHLTEFWMVEPEMAYYDLNMNMDLMEEFVEYIVQQVLKNRLPELAILERDLSKLEAIRRPFPRISYDEAVRIIHSKGLEFEYGNDFGAPDETAIGENFDKPVMVHTWPKEVKAFYMKQDENDPTKAKGVDMLASEGYGEIIGGAQREDNLDLLLEKIRHHGLPEAAYDWYLDLRRYGSVPHAGFGMGVERTVSWICGLHHVRETIPFPRMMGRLNP; translated from the coding sequence ATGAATACAACCATCGATCAACTGAAAAATCATGTTGGCCAGACCGTCACGTTGAATGGCTGGCTTTATAACAGCAGACACAGCGGTAAACTTGTTTTTCTCATCCTCCGGGATGGTTCAGGGTTATGTCAGTGTGTGGTTTTTATTAAGAACGTCACTGAGGGTGAGTTTGAACAGGCAAAGTCACTTACACAGGAGAGCAGCGTTTCTGTTACAGGTGTGGTGAAGGCAGAGCCCCGATCACCGGGCGGTTTTGAACTGGATGTTCAATCAGTCCGTATTCATCAACTTGCACACGAATACCCGATCACACCAAAGGAACATGGCGTTGAGTTTCTTGCTGACAGACGGCATTTGTGGGTCCGGTCTCAGCGTCAATGGGCGATTCTCAGAATCCGTCATGAAATTATCCGTTCCATCAGGACCTTTTTTGATGATCGGGGTTTCACCCTTTTTGATGCTCCCATTTTTACACCGAACTCAGTGGAGGGGACGACCACCTTATTCGAGACCCCCTATTTTGATGAGGGATTTGCCTACCTGACACAATCAGGGCAGCTTTACGGGGAAGCAGGGGCCATGGCTTTCGGTAAGGTGTATGTTTTTGGTCCGACCTTCAGGGCCGAGAAGTCAAAAACACGTCGGCACCTGACCGAATTCTGGATGGTGGAGCCCGAAATGGCCTACTATGATCTGAATATGAATATGGACCTGATGGAAGAATTTGTTGAATACATTGTTCAGCAGGTCTTGAAGAACCGCCTTCCTGAACTTGCCATACTTGAACGTGACCTCTCTAAGCTGGAGGCGATCCGCAGACCATTCCCCCGGATATCCTATGATGAAGCCGTACGGATAATCCATTCCAAGGGATTGGAGTTTGAGTATGGGAATGATTTTGGTGCTCCTGATGAAACGGCCATCGGTGAAAATTTTGATAAACCGGTAATGGTACACACATGGCCCAAAGAAGTAAAAGCCTTTTATATGAAACAGGATGAGAATGATCCTACAAAGGCAAAGGGTGTGGATATGCTGGCCTCGGAGGGATATGGAGAAATTATCGGAGGAGCCCAGCGCGAAGACAACCTGGATCTGTTATTGGAAAAAATCAGACACCATGGTCTTCCTGAGGCCGCCTATGACTGGTATCTTGATCTGAGGAGGTATGGGTCAGTGCCTCATGCTGGTTTTGGAATGGGAGTTGAACGAACGGTTTCCTGGATCTGCGGCTTGCACCATGTCAGAGAAACCATTCCGTTCCCCCGGATGATGGGAAGATTGAATCCATAA